In the Salvelinus fontinalis isolate EN_2023a chromosome 34, ASM2944872v1, whole genome shotgun sequence genome, one interval contains:
- the LOC129833794 gene encoding mitochondrial thiamine pyrophosphate carrier-like, with amino-acid sequence MVGYDPGSKGAAPAPEDAALSGSAAGMVTRALISPLDVIKIRFQLQIERVSSRHPEGKYWGLFQASRCILAEEGLPAFWKGHIPAQLLSVCFGAVQFASFEFLTEMTHKSTVNDSQTAGVHFVCGGLAACSATVACQPLDTLRTRFAAQGEPKVYHSLRHAVSTMYRTEGALGFYRGLGPTLVAVFPYAGLQFFFYKVLKNLMGPPPKDSNVGGNLRSLLCGSCAGVISKTMTYPFDLIKKRLQVGGFEEARAHFGQVRKYGGFVDCVSQIAREEGLRGFLKGLSPSLVKAAVSTGFTFFWYEFFLNAIQNLKGSQ; translated from the exons ATGGTGGGCTATGACCCAGGGTCTAAGGGCGCTGCTCCAGCCCCAGAAGATGCTGCCCTGTCTGGGTCGGCCGCAGGCATGGTGACCCGAGCCCTGATCAGCCCACTGGATGTCATCAAGATAAGATTCCAG TTGCAGATAGAGCGCGTATCGTCAAGGCACCCCGAAGGGAAGTACTGGGGCCTGTTCCAGGCATCACGTTGTATCCTGGCAGAGGAGGGGCTGCCTGCCTTCTGGAAAGGACATATCCCCGCCCAGCTCCTCTCTGTCTGCTTCGGGGCAGTACAG TTTGCCAGCTTTGAGTTCCTGACTGAGATGACCCACAAGAGCACCGTAAATGACAGCCAGACAGCGGGGGTGCACTTTGTGTGTGGCGGTCTGGCTGCCTGCTCTGCCACTGTAGCCTGCCAGCCACTAGACACACTGCGAACACGCTTCGCAGCTCAGGGAGAGCCCAAG GTGTATCACAGTCTGAGACATGCTGTGTCCACCATGTACCGCACTGAGGGGGCCCTGGGGTTCTACCGTGGCCTGGGTCCAACACTGGTGGCAGTGTTCCCCTACGCAGGCCTGCAATTCTTCTTCTACAAGGTCCTCAAGAACCTCATGGGACCACCGCCCAAGGACAGCAACGTCGGAG GCAACCTCAGAAGCTTGTTATGTGGAAGCTGTGCTGGAGTCATCAGCAAGACAATGACCTACCCCTTTGACCTCATCAAAAAGAGACTGCAGGTGGGAGGGTTTGAAGAAGCCAGAGCCCACTTTGGACAG GTGCGGAAGTATGGTGGCTTTGTAGACTGTGTGTCCCAGATCGCCAGAGAGGAGGGTCTCCGGGGCTTTCTCAAAGGCCTATCTCCCAGCCTAGTGAAAGCAGCTGTCTCCACGGGCTTCACCTTCTTCTGGTATGAGTTCTTCCTTAATGCCATACAGAACCTGAAAGGCAGCCAGTGA